The DNA region GTGGTGGTCGACGGTGCCGGCATCGGCTCGTGCATGACCGCCAACAAGGTGCCTGGTGTGCGCGCCGCTCTCTGCTACGATCTGTCTTCGGCCAAGAACAGCCGCGAGCACAACCTCGCCAACGTCCTGACCCTGGGCTCGGGGCTGATCGGCGAAGGCCTGGCGAAGCAGATCGTCCGCACCTGGCTCGAGACCCCCTGGGGCTCGGGCCGCCACGAGAAACGAGTCGACAAGATCACCGAAATCGAGCGCCGTTACCTGAGGCGATAAAGAATAGAGGAACCGCCAATGTCCTTCGAGCTCCGCACCTACAGCTTCATCGACAGCATGCAGCCCCAGCTCGCCCAATACATCGCCAAGGACAACCGGGTGTTCGATCCGAGCGAGTACGACGCGGCGCTGTTCCTCGAAATCCATCCCGCGATGG from bacterium includes:
- a CDS encoding RpiB/LacA/LacB family sugar-phosphate isomerase gives rise to the protein EKLAAYLGELGYDAVDCGTSSTSSVDYPDFAHEVARRVATGECRWGVVVDGAGIGSCMTANKVPGVRAALCYDLSSAKNSREHNLANVLTLGSGLIGEGLAKQIVRTWLETPWGSGRHEKRVDKITEIERRYLRR